Proteins from a genomic interval of Diaphorobacter sp. HDW4A:
- the baeS gene encoding sensor histidine kinase efflux regulator BaeS, translating to MRLRLSVKLFLAILAACAVVLAINGVFARHFFTRDFLGYLNEQGVERMRGIAPQVGAAYAEHGDWEFLRTNTREWFHMMRPQDGSEPPVRGVPPVSDQTGAVPRLALFDMQGNLIAGNTNASMENDSTRLPVLSNGTQVGWLAMVPFQKAISAGDVRFYDAQVRARWVNGAASVLVAALISLLLTSTLLKRLKALTQFVHKLAQGDYSQRIASMNRDEVDRLASDISQLASKLENIEQNRRAFMADISHELRTPLAVLKAELEAIQDGIRPMNLATLAPLQNEVQQLHKLVDDFYDLAVTQTGQFSYEFENIDLRRIVQSTAVNLQARAADSGLALQLIGTEDAPIYIHGDESRLQQLMSNLLENAIRYTDAGGRIQVQIHESGGEAHVSIEDSAPGVEPEQRERLFDRFYRVEASRNRASGGSGLGLAICRNIVESHGGSIHAEASALGGLRIVIRIPLQAPPTGA from the coding sequence ATGCGACTGAGACTCTCGGTCAAACTCTTTCTCGCGATTCTTGCCGCCTGCGCCGTGGTGCTCGCCATCAACGGCGTGTTCGCGCGCCACTTCTTCACCCGCGATTTTCTGGGTTATCTCAACGAGCAAGGCGTAGAGCGCATGCGCGGCATCGCGCCGCAGGTCGGCGCGGCCTATGCAGAGCATGGCGACTGGGAGTTCCTGCGCACCAACACCCGCGAATGGTTCCACATGATGCGCCCGCAGGACGGCTCGGAGCCACCGGTGCGTGGCGTGCCGCCGGTATCCGACCAGACCGGCGCGGTGCCGCGCCTGGCGCTGTTCGACATGCAGGGCAATCTGATCGCGGGCAACACCAATGCCAGCATGGAGAACGACTCCACGCGCCTGCCCGTGCTGAGCAACGGTACGCAGGTAGGTTGGCTTGCGATGGTTCCATTCCAGAAGGCCATCAGCGCGGGCGATGTGCGCTTCTACGACGCGCAGGTACGCGCCCGGTGGGTCAACGGTGCGGCCTCGGTGCTGGTGGCCGCGCTGATTTCGCTGCTGCTCACCAGCACCTTGCTCAAGCGGCTCAAGGCGCTCACGCAGTTCGTGCACAAGCTCGCGCAGGGCGACTACTCGCAGCGCATCGCGTCGATGAACCGCGACGAGGTCGACCGGCTTGCAAGCGACATCTCCCAGCTCGCCAGCAAGCTCGAGAACATCGAGCAGAACCGCCGCGCCTTCATGGCCGACATCTCGCACGAGCTGCGCACGCCACTGGCCGTGCTCAAGGCCGAACTCGAGGCCATTCAGGACGGCATCCGCCCGATGAACCTCGCCACGCTCGCGCCGCTGCAAAACGAGGTGCAGCAGCTCCACAAGCTGGTCGATGATTTCTACGATCTCGCCGTCACGCAGACCGGCCAGTTCAGCTACGAGTTCGAGAACATCGACCTGCGCCGCATCGTGCAGTCCACCGCCGTCAACCTGCAGGCGCGCGCGGCCGACAGCGGGCTTGCGCTGCAGCTGATCGGCACCGAAGACGCGCCGATCTACATTCACGGCGACGAGAGCCGCTTGCAGCAGCTCATGTCCAACCTGCTCGAGAACGCCATTCGCTACACCGATGCGGGCGGCCGCATCCAGGTGCAGATCCACGAGTCCGGCGGCGAGGCCCACGTCAGCATCGAAGACTCCGCACCCGGCGTCGAACCCGAGCAGCGCGAGCGCCTGTTCGACCGCTTCTACCGCGTCGAGGCCTCACGCAACCGTGCGAGCGGCGGCAGCGGCCTGGGCCTTGCGATCTGCCGGAACATCGTCGAGTCGCACGGCGGCAGCATCCACGCCGAGGCCTCCGCGCTCGGCGGCCTGCGCATCGTCATCCGCATTCCGCTGCAGGCACCACCAACAGGCGCGTGA
- a CDS encoding efflux RND transporter periplasmic adaptor subunit: protein MASFACSFSGRRHFSRLSFLSLALIAAGLVAGCGKQPQAAQGPGGPGGAQMAMVSVQPVVAQQLVMEQSLVGRTAAHMVSEVRPQVGGIILKRLFTEGQSVKAGQVLYQIDPRTYEASLDSAKGQLAQAEAAVLAAKPKAERYQNLVKIDAISKQDGDDAIATLRQNEAVVVSVKAAVRAAQINLEFTKVTAPISGRIGTSTFTPGALVTANQTNALSTIQQLDPLYVDVTQTSAQLLALRKQIASGALKEVNGRVPVKIVLEDGSSYAHQGTLEFIGTSVDTGTGNVSLRAMVPNPEGLLLPGTYVKAVMPSAVNDRAILLAQSVVSRNTKGEPVVKLVGESGKVEERLIQTGDAINDQWVVTSGLKEGERVIVGGASTARAGQDAKVVEPAAAKASAAQAPASAASAASAR from the coding sequence ATGGCCTCGTTTGCATGCTCTTTTTCCGGCAGGCGGCATTTCAGCCGCCTTTCTTTTTTGTCGCTTGCGCTGATCGCCGCAGGGCTAGTGGCGGGCTGCGGAAAGCAGCCACAGGCGGCACAAGGACCGGGAGGCCCGGGCGGAGCGCAGATGGCGATGGTCAGCGTGCAACCGGTGGTCGCCCAGCAGTTGGTGATGGAGCAGTCGCTCGTGGGGCGTACGGCGGCGCACATGGTTTCGGAGGTGCGGCCACAGGTCGGAGGCATCATCTTGAAGCGCCTGTTCACGGAAGGCCAGAGCGTGAAGGCGGGGCAGGTGCTCTACCAGATCGATCCGCGCACTTATGAGGCCAGCCTTGACAGCGCCAAGGGCCAGCTCGCGCAGGCCGAGGCGGCGGTGCTTGCGGCCAAGCCCAAGGCCGAGCGGTATCAGAATCTCGTGAAGATCGACGCCATCAGCAAGCAAGATGGCGACGACGCCATCGCCACGCTGCGCCAGAACGAGGCGGTCGTCGTATCGGTCAAAGCGGCGGTGCGCGCGGCCCAGATCAACCTGGAATTCACCAAAGTGACCGCGCCGATCAGTGGCCGCATCGGCACCTCGACGTTCACGCCGGGCGCGCTGGTCACGGCCAATCAGACCAATGCGCTGAGCACCATCCAGCAGCTCGATCCCCTCTATGTGGACGTGACGCAGACCAGCGCCCAGTTGCTCGCGCTGCGCAAGCAGATCGCCAGCGGCGCGCTCAAGGAGGTGAACGGCCGCGTGCCGGTGAAGATCGTGCTCGAGGACGGCAGCAGCTACGCGCATCAGGGCACGCTGGAGTTCATCGGCACCTCGGTCGATACCGGCACAGGCAACGTCTCGCTGCGCGCGATGGTGCCCAATCCGGAGGGCCTGCTGTTGCCCGGCACCTATGTGAAAGCGGTGATGCCGTCTGCGGTGAACGACCGCGCGATCCTGCTCGCGCAGAGCGTGGTTTCGCGTAACACCAAGGGCGAGCCGGTGGTCAAGCTGGTGGGCGAGTCGGGCAAGGTCGAGGAGCGCCTGATCCAGACCGGCGACGCGATCAACGATCAATGGGTGGTCACCAGCGGTTTGAAGGAGGGCGAGAGGGTCATCGTCGGCGGTGCGAGCACGGCGCGTGCGGGGCAGGACGCGAAGGTCGTGGAGCCAGCGGCAGCAAAGGCTTCCGCAGCGCAGGCCCCTGCGAGCGCGGCCAGTGCGGCCAGCGCGCGTTGA